Part of the Actinomycetota bacterium genome is shown below.
CAGGCCGCGTCACATCCCGTTGAGGTGGTTCGCCAGCGTGGCCTTCTTGTGGGCAGCGGTGTTCTTGTGGATCACACCCTTGCTCGCTGCCTTGTCGTAGTGCTTGGCGGCGACGCGGTAGGCCTCCGCGGCGACCTCACGGTCGCCGATCTCGACTGCTTCCCGGAAGCGCCGGCTGTAGGTCTTCAGCATCGAGCGCACCGCCTTGTTGCGGTCGCGGCGCACGATGTTCTGGCGGTTGCGCTTGATCTGGGACTGGATGTTGGCCACGGCGGGTACGACTCGTTCCACGCTGACAAGGGACGCAACCCGATCCAGGCTGCGCGGGGAGGTTACCACGGGCATCGCCGGCAACCAACCGTGACCCTGGTCGGTACCCTGGCCGTGTCTCCCTGAGCGCCCGGCCCGTGCGCTCGTCGACGATGAGGTCGCTTCCCTGTCGTGACGTACCCGATCGAGCGCATCCGCAACTTCTGCATCGTCGCCCACGTCGACCACGGCAAGTCGACGTTGGCTGACCGCATCCTGCAGCACACCGGGTTGGTGGACCCGCGCAAGATGCGCGACCAGTACCTCGACCGCATGGACATCGAGCGTGAACGGGGTATCACGATCAAGGCGCAGGCGGTGCGTATCCCGTACCGCCCGCCGGGGGCGGGTGAGCAGTACCTGCTGAACCTGATCGACACGCCTGGGCACGTGGACTTCTCGTACGAGGTCAGCCGGGCGCTGAACGCCTGTGAGGGGGCGGTGCTCCTCGTCGACGCGGCCCAGGGGATGGAGGCCCAGACGATCGCGAACCTGTACCTGGCGGTGGACGCCGGCCTCGAGATCATCCCGGTGCTGAACAAGATCGACCTCCCGGCCGCGCGCCCCGAGCAGATCGCCCGCGAGATCGTCTCCATCCTCGGCGGTTCGGTCGACGACGTCTTCGCGATCTCGGCCAAGACCGGCGAAGGCGTCCCCGAGCTCCTCGACCGCATCGTGCAGGCGGTGCCCGCCCCGGCCGGGGACCCGGATGCGGCGACTCGCGCGCTGGTGTTCGACTCGATCTACGACCCCTACGTCGGTGTGGTGGTGTACTTCCGGGTCGTCCACGGGCGGCTGCGCCGCGGCGATCGCATCCGCCTGATGGCCACCGGGTTCGAGTCGGAGATCCACGAGCTGGGTGTCATCTCTCCCGAGCCCTCCCCGGTCGACGCGCTGGGGCCCGGTGAGGTCGGTTACCTGCACGCCTCGATCAAGGAGGTGAGTCAGGCCAAGATCGGTGACACGATCACGCTGACCGACCGCACCCGCGCGGCGGCGCAACCGCTGCCCGGCTACCGCGACCCCCTGCCGATGGTGTTCAGCGGTCTGTACCCGGTCGACTCCGACGACTTCCCGCTGCTGCGCGAGGCGCTCGACCGCCTACGCCTCAACGACTCGTCGTTCGTCTACGAGCCCGAGACGTCCACGGCGCTGGGCTTCGGCTTCCGCTGCGGTTTCCTGGGACTCCTGCACCTCGAGATCGTGATGGAACGCCTCGAACGCGAGTACGACATCCCGCTGGTGGCCACCGCCGCGAGTGTCCGTTACCAGGTCGTGCTCGAAGACGGCGCACAGCATCCCGAGCAGACGATCGAGGTCTCCAACCCCCAGGACCTGCCGCCCCCCAACCGGATCGCACGGATCGAGGAGCCCACAGTCCGCGCGATGATCCTCACACCCGCCGAGTACGTCGGTGCGGTCATGCAGCTGTGCGAGGGGCGCCGCGGGCAGATGGTGGCGATGGAGTACCTGTCGGAGGAGCGCGTTGAGCTGCGCTACCGGTTGCCGCTGGCGGAGATCATCACCGACTTCTTCGACCACCTGAAGTCGAAGACCCGCGGCTTCGCGTCACTCGACTACGAACGTGACGAGTACCAGCCGGGCGACCTCGTCAAGGTCGACATCCTCCTCAACGGGGAGCCGGTCGACGCCTTCAGCAACATCGTCCACCGCGACAAGGCCTACGACTACGGCAAGGCGATGGTCAGCAAGCTGAAGGATCTGATCCCGCGCCAGCTCTTCGATGTCCCGATCCAAGCCGCGATCGGGAGCAAGATCATCGCCCGCGAGACCATCAAGGCCAAGCGCAAGGACGTCCTGGCCAAGTGCTATGGCGGTGACGTCTCGCGCAAGCGCAAGCTGCTCGAGAAGCAGAAGGCCGGCAAGCGGCGCATGAAGATGCTCGGGTCGGTGGAGGTCCCTCAGGAGGCGTTCGTCGCCGCACTCAAGGTCGGCGGGGGCGGCCAGGAGGTCCCAGGTCGGTGAGCAGCTCGAAGCGGTGGCTGAGGCAACCCCTGGAGTGCGGCGACAAGGCCGGGTTCGGCGTGTACCTGCACGTCCCCTTCTGTGCGCACCGCTGCGGCTACTGCGACTTCGCCACCTACGACGACCGCTCTCACCTGATCGGCCGCTACACAGCGCGACTGCGGACGGAGATCACGAGATGGGCCCAGCGGGGCCCCTGGCCGGCAGTCACCTCCGTGTTCGTGGGCGGGGGCACACCGACGCTGCTGCCCGCCGACGACCTCGCCGGCCTGATCGCGGCGGTGCGGGCGTCGTTCGACGTCGCACACGATGCGGAGATCACGGTCGAAGCCAACCCGGAGACGGCCGACCAGGCTGGCTTCCGGACGCTGGCGGACGCCGGCGTGAACAGGATCAGCCTCGGGGCGCAGTCGTTCGCCCCGCATGTCCTGGCCACGCTGGAGCGGCGACACGACCCCGACCGGGTCCCGGCCGCCGTCGCGACGGCGCGGGCAGCCGGGATCGCCCAGGTCAACCTCGATCTCATCTACGGAACACCGGGGGAGACCGACGCGGACTGGGCCGGGAGCCTCGCCGCGGTGCTGGCCTGCGAGGTCGACCACGTCTCGGCGTACGCGCTCACCGTCGCGGCCAACACCGCGTTCGGCCGGGCGGTCGCGCACGGCCGCATCCGGGAACCCGACCCCGACCTGCAACGGCGCCGTTTCGACGTCGGCCGCCAGATCCTGGCTGACGCCGGCTTCGACCACTACGAGGTGTCGAGCTGGGCGCGGGGCGCGTCACGACGATCCCGTCACAACGTCCTGTACTGGCGGCACGGGGACTACCTCGGCTTGGGGGTCGGTGCACACGGTCACCGCTCCGGTCGCCGTTGGTGGAACCACCGCTCGATCGAGCGATGGTTCGAGGACCCGATCGCCGGCCACGAGGACCTGACCGTCGACGAACGTGCGATGGAGCGTCTGTTGCTCGGCCTGCGGGTCCGCGAGGGCCTGCACCCGGCCGACGTCCCGCCGCTGGACGCGGCCGCGGTCGACGACGCTGTGGGAGCCGGCCTGTTGCAGCTGTCCTGCGGTCGTTTCCAGGCCACCGCCGACGGTTGGTTCCTCCTCGACGAGCTGATCCGCCGGCTGGCTTGAGACTGTCAGGCTGCTCCGTTCAACTCCCGGATCGCGTCCTTGACGAGCCGCTTCACGCGGGTTTCGCGTCGGTTGACCTTGACCCGGTGCACGATGAGCCACAGCGAGAACGCGGCGAGCGCAGCACCGGTCGCCGCGAGCAACGCGCGCCTCACCATCTCGTCGCGGGGAGGGAACGCGTCGGCCAGCTCCACGAGCTGGGTGTCGATCCGCGTGCGGATCGCCTCGATCTCCCTCACCGTCCGAGTTGGGTCCTGGCCCATTCGGCGTCCTCCTTCAAGGTCTGCTTGGTGGTCTGCGGCGTCATCGACGGCTGCTGCAGGCGCTTGAACCCGTACAGCGCCGCGCCGCCGGCCACGACCAGGAAGAAGACGGTCACGATGATCCGCGACAGCCAGGGTGCCATCACCTCGTCCAACCCGAAGGCAGCGGCGCTGGCCATAAAGCCCAGCGCGAACAGCCCCACGACCCCCGCCACGATGAACGCCGCCAGACCCCGGATCCGGGCCTCCACGGCGGCGAGGATCTCGATCCGTGCCAACTCCACGTGCTTGTAGGCCAGCCGCTGTGTCTCGTCCAGCAGCGAGCGCACGATCTCTGTGGGCGGCCGGCCGTCGGGCGGCGGGACCCGCTGCGTGCGCGGCGGGGTGGTGGACGGCGTGGTGGACGGCGTGGTGGACGTGCTCAGCAGAGCCTCCCGCGGTCGGGTTGCGACTCGAGTTTCTCGCAGTCACCCGTGCGGCCGCGTGGACGAACGGACGGTCACGACCGGGGCGCGAGGCGTGGCGGTACCATCCCGTCCGACTCCGCGTGGGACCCCGCGCCTGTGAGGAGGTGCCGAGCGCCCGTGTCCGACGACCCCGCGTCCCTCGAGCCGCGCAAAGCGGCGATCCTCACCGCGATCGTGCGCGAGTTCGTCGACAGGGCCGAGCCGGTCGGCTCCAAGCGGATCGTTGAGTCGTACGGCTTGGAGGTGTCCGCCGCGACCGTGCGCAACGACATGGCGGCGCTGGAGGAAGCCGGATACATCGCCCAGCCGCACACCTCGGCCGGCCGGGTCCCGACGGACAAGGGGTACCGCTACTTCGTGGACGCGATCGACGAGCTGCGCCCGATCGGTGAGGCCCAGCGGGCCGCCCTCCGGGGCTTCCTGTCCGAAGCGCGTGACCTCGAGGACCTGCTGCGTCGCACCACCTCGGTGTTGTCGCGCCTCACCCGGTACGCCTCGCTGGTGCTGGCACCGGCCCTGGACCGGTCCCGCCTGAAGCTGGTCGAGCTGGTCGGCCTGGCTCCCCAGACCGTCCTGGTGCTGCTGATCGCCGACACCGGCCGCGTCCAGAAGCGGCTGATCGAGCTGTCGGCTCCGGTCGGTGCCCTGGAGGTCGAACGGACCCGCACGGTGTTGAACGAGACCAGCGCGGGTCTGGCCATGACCGACGTCCCCGGTGCGGTGAGTTCCTTGGTCGACGCCGCCCCGCCGGAGCTGCGCGAGCTCATCGAGCACGTCTCGACCGCCGTCGGCACGGAACTGGTCCACCCCGACCCCGACCGGGTCTTCGTCGGCGGCCAGGCGGCCCTGGCCGCCGAGGGGACGTTCGAAGGGTCGGAGCTGCAGCAGGTGTTCGAGCTCCTCGAGGAGCAGGTCACGCTCGGCCGGGTGCTCACCGAGTCGGCGTCGCTGGACCGGCCGCTGGTCCGCATCGGCGAGGAGAACGAGCCGATCGAGCAGCTCAGGGCCGCCTCCATCGTCGCCACCGGCTACGGGCGGCAGGTGCCGGGATCTCTCGGGGTGCTGGGTCCCACCCGGATGGACTACCCGATCGTGCTCGCCGCCGTGCAGGCGGTCGCCGAACATCTCCAGGCGATGTTGCGGGAACTGACCGACGGTGGCGGCGCGGGGGACCACGGGGGTCTTCGTGGCTGACCTCTACGCCCTCCTGGGAGTGCCGCGCGATGCGTCCCAGGACCAGATCAAGCGCGCCTACCGGCGCAGAGCCCGCGAACTGCATCCTGACGCCGGCGGCGACGCGGATGCCTTCAAGCAGGTCACCCACGCCTACGAGGTGCTGTCCGACCCTGGGCGCCGGACCCGCTACGACCGGTTCGGTGACGACGCGACGCGTGCAGCCAGCTCCGATCCGTTCGGCTTCGGTGGCGGTTTCGGCGGTCTCGGGGACGTGTTCGATGCGTTCTTCGGGACGGGGTTCACCACGTCGAGCCGTCCGCGCACCGACGAACCGGGGCGTGACGTCCTCGTCGGCATCGAACTGGACCTCGAGGAGGTTGCCGTCGGCACCCAGCGCGAGGTCACGATCGACACGGCGGTGCAGTGCGAGCGCTGCGACGGCAGCGGTTCGGCGGGCGACGGCGGACCGGTCACCTGCCGGACGTGTGGGGGCGCCGGCCAGGTCCGTCGGGTGGTGCGCTCGGCGTTCGGACAGATGGCGACCGTCCGGCCCTGCCCGGATTGCCGTGGCTCCGGCCGGACGGTCGGGGACCCGTGCCCGCGCTGCCAGGGGGAAGGCCGTCACGGCGAGCGGCGAACCGTCACGATCGAGGTCCCGCCCGGGGTCGAGCACGGTGATCGGCTGCGCGTATCCGCTCGGGGCGAGGCTGGACGCCGCCGCGCTCGGACCGGAGACCTGTTGGTCGAGGTCCGCATTCGGCCGCACGAGGTGTTCACCCGCGACGCCCGCGACCTCACCTGCGACGTGTCGGTCCCGTTGGTCCACGCCGCGCTCGGCGCCACGCTCGAGGTCCCGACGCTGACCGGGCAGACCACCACGGTGGAGTTGCCGGCCGGCACGCAGCCCGGCGACGTCCTGACGATCCGCCGGGCGGGTTTGCCCCGCCGCGGCGGCCACGACCCGGGGGCGCTTCACGTTCGGGTGAACGTCGAGGTGCCGCGCGTGTCGTCACCGGAGGAGGAGGAGTTGCTCCGGCGGTTCGCCGAGGTCCGCGGCGAGCAGGCACCACCGACCGGTCGCGGTCTGTTCCGCCGGCTCCGCGAAGCCTTCCGCTGACCGTCGTCGCCGCAGCCGGCTGACCGAACCAGACGTCCGCCGACCAAGCCTCTCGACAGTCGTACCGGGTACACTGGCTGTCAACCCCGACCACAGCGTCGCCGCGAGGAGCACGCGCGCCACTTGAGTAGCAGCCCACAGCCTTCCCCGACGCCCCAGCCGTCGTCGCCCGGCACCGCCCCGGTCACCTCCGCCAAGGTCCTCGTCCCCGGCGACCGCTCGATGGTCGCGCTGCTGGGGACCCGAGACGAGCTGCTCCGGTTGGTCGAGGAAGCCTTCGACGCCAGCGTTCACGTCCGCGGCAACGAGATCTCGGTCACCGGCCACCCCGACGAGGTCGATCGGGTGGTGCGCCTCTTCGAGGAGCTGCTGAGCCTCCTAGGTCGCGGCCAGGGCCTGGACCGAAGCGTCGTCGGCCAGACGATCCGGATGGTCCGTGCGAACGCTCCCGAAGCGCCGTCGCAGGTGTTGAGCCACGCGGCGCTCACCCATCGCGGACGGACGATCCGTCCCAAGACGCTGGGTCAGAAGCGTTACCTGGATGCCATCGCAGCGAACACCGTCACCTTCGGGATCGGACCGGCCGGGACCGGCAAGACCTACCTGGCGATGGCCGCCGCCGTACAGGCCCTGCGCGCGCGCGAGGTCAACCGGCTGATCATCACCCGTCCCGCGGTCGAAGCCGGTGAGAGCCTGGGGTACCTCCCCGGGACGCTCCAGGAGAAGATCGACCCGTACCTGCGGCCGTTGTGGGACGCGCTGCACGACATGATGGACGCCGAGGATCTGGTCGCACACGTCGAGCGCGGCACCATCGAGGTGGCTCCACTCGCGTACATGCGGGGCCGCACGCTCAACGACTCGTTCATCGTCCTCGACGAGGCGCAGAACACGACCGCGGAGCAGATGAAGATGTTCCTCACCCGTATCGGGTTCGGCTCCAAGGCGGTCGTGACCGGAGACATCACGCAGGTTGATCTGCCGGCGGGGCGCCACTCGGGGCTCCGTGTCGTCCGAGACATCCTCGCCGACATCGACGGGGTGGTTTTCGCGTACCTGGCCGCCGGCGACGTGGTACGCCACCAGATCGTCCAGCGGATCGTCGAAGCCTACGAACGTCACGCTGACGAGGAGGATCGCCGCACCGCGCAGGCTCCGGGTCGTCTGTGACCGATGGCCGTCTTCGTCGCCGACGAGCAGGACCATCCAGTCGACAGCGACGACCTCGCTGCCTTGGCCCGTCACGTCCTGGACGCGCGCCGCGTCCCACCGGACATGGAGTTGTCGGTCATCCTGGTCGACGAGGACACGATCGCGGCCCTCAACGCCCACCACATGGGTGAGGAGGGTCCCACGGACGTCCTCGCCTTTCCGATCGACGAGCCGGGGGAGTCCCCGCCGGGCGTGCCTGCCATCCTCGGTGATGTCGTGCTCGCACCCGGCGTCGCCGAGCGTCAGGCTGCGCAGCTCGGGCGCCGCGTCACCGACGAGCTGCGGCTGTTGACCGTCCACGGGATCCTGCACCTGCTGGGCATGGACCATGCCGACCCGGCGGACGAGCGGGAGATGTCGGCGGTGACGCAGGAGCTGTTGGACAGCTACCGCGAGGCGGGACGTTGAGCGTCGCCGTGGGTGTCATCCTCGTCGTCGCGCTGGTGGCCTTCGCGAGCTTCCTCGGCGCGTCCGAGACCGTCTTGACCCGGATCGGGGTGGTGCGCGCCCTGCGGCTCGATGAGGAAGGCGCGCCGGGGTCGAAGCAGCTGCTGTGGCTGGTCGAGCACCCGGCACGCGGGTTGAACGTGCTGCTGCTGCTGACGATCGTGACGCGTGTCACCGCCGCGGCGGTCCTCACGGCGGTCGCGTTGCGGGCGGGGTCGCTCGTCACGGTGGTCGCGGTAGCTTTGCTCGCGATCTTCAGCTTCGTCCTGGCGGAGGTTGCGCCGCGTAGCTACACGCTGCGCAACCTCGACACGGTCGGGCTCCGCGTCGCCCCGGCGATCGCGTGGCTGGCGCGCGCTCTGCAGCCGGTGGTGCGGTGGCTGATCGCCGCCGGCGGGGCGGTGGCGCCACATGCCGGGGCCGGACCGTTCGCATCCGACGAGGAGCTGCGCCGACTGATGCGCTCCACCGACGAGGACGAGCAGGCGGACGGCCAGATCGAAGAGGACGAGCGGCAGATGATCCACTCGATCTTCGAGTTGGGCGCCACGGTCTGCCGGGAGATCATGGTTCCGCGCCCCGACATGGTGGTCGTCGAAGCCGACGCGCCTCTCGCGGCGGTGGTGCGGACCATGGTCCACAGCGGCTTCTCACGCGTCCCGGTGTGGGCAGATGAGCGCGACCACATCGTGGGGGTGGTGTACGCCAAGGACATCCTGGGGCTTCTCGGCGACGGCGACGACGTGGACGGCTGGCAACAGCTGATACGCACGCCCACCTTCGTGCCTGAGTCCAAACGCGCCGACGACCTGCTCCGTGAGCTGCAGAACCAGAAGGTGCACCTGGCGATCGTCGTCGACGAGTACGGCGCGACGGTCGGGCTGGTCACGATCGAGGACATCCTCGAGGAGATCGTCGGCGAGATCGTCGACGAGCACGATCACGAGGAGCCACCGGTTTTGCACCTCGACGAGCGCCGGTTGCGGGTCAGTGCGCGCATCACGGTGCACGACCTCAACGAGCTTCTCGACGCCGAGCTGCCCGAGGACGAGGGCTGGGACACGGTGGGGGGCCTCATGATCGGCCTGCTGGGGCGCGTCCCCGAACCGGGCGAGGCCGTGCAGGTCGACGGGTTCACGTTCGTCGCCGAGCGCGTGCAGG
Proteins encoded:
- the hrcA gene encoding heat-inducible transcriptional repressor HrcA, encoding MSDDPASLEPRKAAILTAIVREFVDRAEPVGSKRIVESYGLEVSAATVRNDMAALEEAGYIAQPHTSAGRVPTDKGYRYFVDAIDELRPIGEAQRAALRGFLSEARDLEDLLRRTTSVLSRLTRYASLVLAPALDRSRLKLVELVGLAPQTVLVLLIADTGRVQKRLIELSAPVGALEVERTRTVLNETSAGLAMTDVPGAVSSLVDAAPPELRELIEHVSTAVGTELVHPDPDRVFVGGQAALAAEGTFEGSELQQVFELLEEQVTLGRVLTESASLDRPLVRIGEENEPIEQLRAASIVATGYGRQVPGSLGVLGPTRMDYPIVLAAVQAVAEHLQAMLRELTDGGGAGDHGGLRG
- the lepA gene encoding translation elongation factor 4 yields the protein MTYPIERIRNFCIVAHVDHGKSTLADRILQHTGLVDPRKMRDQYLDRMDIERERGITIKAQAVRIPYRPPGAGEQYLLNLIDTPGHVDFSYEVSRALNACEGAVLLVDAAQGMEAQTIANLYLAVDAGLEIIPVLNKIDLPAARPEQIAREIVSILGGSVDDVFAISAKTGEGVPELLDRIVQAVPAPAGDPDAATRALVFDSIYDPYVGVVVYFRVVHGRLRRGDRIRLMATGFESEIHELGVISPEPSPVDALGPGEVGYLHASIKEVSQAKIGDTITLTDRTRAAAQPLPGYRDPLPMVFSGLYPVDSDDFPLLREALDRLRLNDSSFVYEPETSTALGFGFRCGFLGLLHLEIVMERLEREYDIPLVATAASVRYQVVLEDGAQHPEQTIEVSNPQDLPPPNRIARIEEPTVRAMILTPAEYVGAVMQLCEGRRGQMVAMEYLSEERVELRYRLPLAEIITDFFDHLKSKTRGFASLDYERDEYQPGDLVKVDILLNGEPVDAFSNIVHRDKAYDYGKAMVSKLKDLIPRQLFDVPIQAAIGSKIIARETIKAKRKDVLAKCYGGDVSRKRKLLEKQKAGKRRMKMLGSVEVPQEAFVAALKVGGGGQEVPGR
- a CDS encoding hemolysin family protein, yielding MSVAVGVILVVALVAFASFLGASETVLTRIGVVRALRLDEEGAPGSKQLLWLVEHPARGLNVLLLLTIVTRVTAAAVLTAVALRAGSLVTVVAVALLAIFSFVLAEVAPRSYTLRNLDTVGLRVAPAIAWLARALQPVVRWLIAAGGAVAPHAGAGPFASDEELRRLMRSTDEDEQADGQIEEDERQMIHSIFELGATVCREIMVPRPDMVVVEADAPLAAVVRTMVHSGFSRVPVWADERDHIVGVVYAKDILGLLGDGDDVDGWQQLIRTPTFVPESKRADDLLRELQNQKVHLAIVVDEYGATVGLVTIEDILEEIVGEIVDEHDHEEPPVLHLDERRLRVSARITVHDLNELLDAELPEDEGWDTVGGLMIGLLGRVPEPGEAVQVDGFTFVAERVQGRRVSKVLVTRPEEEPSRAEAS
- a CDS encoding phage holin family protein codes for the protein MRSLLDETQRLAYKHVELARIEILAAVEARIRGLAAFIVAGVVGLFALGFMASAAAFGLDEVMAPWLSRIIVTVFFLVVAGGAALYGFKRLQQPSMTPQTTKQTLKEDAEWARTQLGR
- the hemW gene encoding radical SAM family heme chaperone HemW, with the translated sequence MSSSKRWLRQPLECGDKAGFGVYLHVPFCAHRCGYCDFATYDDRSHLIGRYTARLRTEITRWAQRGPWPAVTSVFVGGGTPTLLPADDLAGLIAAVRASFDVAHDAEITVEANPETADQAGFRTLADAGVNRISLGAQSFAPHVLATLERRHDPDRVPAAVATARAAGIAQVNLDLIYGTPGETDADWAGSLAAVLACEVDHVSAYALTVAANTAFGRAVAHGRIREPDPDLQRRRFDVGRQILADAGFDHYEVSSWARGASRRSRHNVLYWRHGDYLGLGVGAHGHRSGRRWWNHRSIERWFEDPIAGHEDLTVDERAMERLLLGLRVREGLHPADVPPLDAAAVDDAVGAGLLQLSCGRFQATADGWFLLDELIRRLA
- the rpsT gene encoding 30S ribosomal protein S20 translates to MANIQSQIKRNRQNIVRRDRNKAVRSMLKTYSRRFREAVEIGDREVAAEAYRVAAKHYDKAASKGVIHKNTAAHKKATLANHLNGM
- a CDS encoding J domain-containing protein — translated: MADLYALLGVPRDASQDQIKRAYRRRARELHPDAGGDADAFKQVTHAYEVLSDPGRRTRYDRFGDDATRAASSDPFGFGGGFGGLGDVFDAFFGTGFTTSSRPRTDEPGRDVLVGIELDLEEVAVGTQREVTIDTAVQCERCDGSGSAGDGGPVTCRTCGGAGQVRRVVRSAFGQMATVRPCPDCRGSGRTVGDPCPRCQGEGRHGERRTVTIEVPPGVEHGDRLRVSARGEAGRRRARTGDLLVEVRIRPHEVFTRDARDLTCDVSVPLVHAALGATLEVPTLTGQTTTVELPAGTQPGDVLTIRRAGLPRRGGHDPGALHVRVNVEVPRVSSPEEEELLRRFAEVRGEQAPPTGRGLFRRLREAFR
- the ybeY gene encoding rRNA maturation RNase YbeY, which codes for MAVFVADEQDHPVDSDDLAALARHVLDARRVPPDMELSVILVDEDTIAALNAHHMGEEGPTDVLAFPIDEPGESPPGVPAILGDVVLAPGVAERQAAQLGRRVTDELRLLTVHGILHLLGMDHADPADEREMSAVTQELLDSYREAGR
- a CDS encoding PhoH family protein, yielding MVALLGTRDELLRLVEEAFDASVHVRGNEISVTGHPDEVDRVVRLFEELLSLLGRGQGLDRSVVGQTIRMVRANAPEAPSQVLSHAALTHRGRTIRPKTLGQKRYLDAIAANTVTFGIGPAGTGKTYLAMAAAVQALRAREVNRLIITRPAVEAGESLGYLPGTLQEKIDPYLRPLWDALHDMMDAEDLVAHVERGTIEVAPLAYMRGRTLNDSFIVLDEAQNTTAEQMKMFLTRIGFGSKAVVTGDITQVDLPAGRHSGLRVVRDILADIDGVVFAYLAAGDVVRHQIVQRIVEAYERHADEEDRRTAQAPGRL